A single window of Macaca mulatta isolate MMU2019108-1 chromosome 9, T2T-MMU8v2.0, whole genome shotgun sequence DNA harbors:
- the LOC100423770 gene encoding LOW QUALITY PROTEIN: guanylate cyclase 2G-like (The sequence of the model RefSeq protein was modified relative to this genomic sequence to represent the inferred CDS: inserted 1 base in 1 codon; deleted 3 bases in 2 codons; substituted 2 bases at 2 genomic stop codons), with the protein MALKTGLEAPVESELCSGIECQGXHPTPVLMLFASVLVTCLEAAKLTVGFQAPWNISHPFSMQRLGAGLQIALDKVNSELVDLGNFSWEFTYTNSACSTKESLAIFNNQVQKEQISALFGPACPEATEAIGLLASEWNISMFDFVGQTKKLCDTCVKLVPPKQDIGDVLQKSLQYLGWKHIGMFGGYAGASSWDGVDELWRVVQNELNSHFIITASMRYTKNSLVLLQEHLWRISSIARVIILICSSEDANIILLAAENLGLNTEEFIFIILQQLEDHFWKEVLTNQKMMYLPKMYGSVLLSLPSACGEGRGDEGFWKQVYQTLRRPPFRSTISSEEQVSLYSAYLHDAVLLYAEAVKQMVKAGGDFQDGRQLVSALKSSSLTTVQGSWLTAGGCSKLRPAAPVGGGFEILGICIETESIKNKIQKSHEAGTVSICIIQTTRNFSNMAWTPGSLPEDRPGCGFYNELFETEPALMGVTAVVLTMMILIPVLGAAIIGLILRTQRGKLQRENKDIWWQINFDDIIILPQNKASHRGIPVSRGITSNSSSVVISVDLSSFVKSQQGEELFYAPIGLYQGNHVAIRYGGHQAEAWVRKLTVLQEIQLMGELRHENIVPFFGICTEPPNICIVTQYCKKGSPKDVLRNSDHEIDWIFKLSFAYDIVNGMLFLHRSFLGSHGNLKPSNCLVNGRLQVKLSGFGLWELKYGRTYRTYDETVHPHSMRTSHCFAELYWIAPELLRLPEVPWSGTPQGDVYSFTILMRELIHHWDHGPSDDLHEAPDEIINQIKDPATAVPLRPSLPEEKGSEKIMAMVRVCWEESPEKRPSFSSIKKTLXEAIPRGHVSILASMMSKLEVYANHLEELVQERTSRLTAEKRKVEKLLSTMTPSFTGEQLLAGRSVEPEHFESVTIFFSDIVGFTKLCSLSSPLQVVKLLNDLYSLFDHIITNYREYKVETTGDAYMVASRLPICNXSQHVAEIATMSLHFSVPPFICFQTGHLLQEKLQLRIGFHTGPVVAGVVGITMPRYCLFGDTVNMASRMESSSLRDNLPFSKGKREQTTFWLKGKEGFTLPLPEFTQEKAKVPEIL; encoded by the exons ATGGCTCTCAAAACAGGTCTTGAGGCCCCAGTTGAGTCTGAGCTCTGTTCAGGGATTGAATGCCAGG ACCACCCAACACCAGTTCTGATGCTCTTTGCCAGTGTGCTGGTGACTTGCCTTGAGGCTGCTAAACTCACTGTAGGCTTCCAGGCCCCCTGGAACATCTCCCATCCATTCAGCATGCAAAGGTTGGGTGCAGGCCTCCAGATTGCCTTGGACAAGGTCAACTCAGAGCTAGTGGACCTTGGAAATTTCAGCTGGGAGTTCACTTACACCAACTCAGCCTGCAGCACCAAGGAGTCTCTTGCTATTTTCAACAACCAGGTCCAGAAAGAACAGATTTCTGCCCTGTTTGGACCAGCATGCCCAGAAGCAACTGAG GCTATCGGTTTGCTGGCCTCTGAGTGGAACATCTCCATGTTTGACTTTGTTGGACAAACCAAAAAGCTGTGTGACACCTGTGTGAAACTTGTGCCACCCAAGCAGGACATTGGTGACGTGCTCCAGAAAAGTCTCCAGTACCTGGGCTGGAAACACATTGGGATGTTTGGAGGCTACGCTGGGGCTTCCTCCTGGGATGGAGTGGATGAATTGTGGAGAGTTGTACAGAACGAACTCAATTCCCATTTTATCATCACTGCCAGCATGAGATACACCAAAAATAGTTTAGTCCTTCTTCAAGAGCATCTTTGGAGGATATCATCAATTGCCAGGG TTATCATCTTAATCTGCAGCTCAGAGGATGCAAATATTATTCTGCTGGCTGCAGAGAACCTGGGACTCAACACTGAAGAattcattttcatcattttgcAGCAGTTGGAG gACCATTTTTGGAAGGAAGTACTGACAAATCAGAAAATGATGTACCTCCCAAAGATGTATGGGTCAGTGCTTCTCTCACTGCCCTCAGCT TGCGGAGAAGGCCGTGGAGACGAAGGCTTTTGGAAACAAGTCTACCAAACGCTGAGGAGGCCGCCCTTCCGCAGCACCATCTCCTCGGAGGAGCAG GTGAGCCTTTACTCTGCCTACCTTCACGACGCCGTCCTGCTCTATGCTGAGGCCGTGAAGCAGATGGTAAAGGCTGGAGGCGACTTCCAGGACGGGCGGCAGCTGGTCAGCGCTCTGAAGAGTTCCAGTCTGACCACGGTGCAGGGTAGCTGGCTTACTGCTGGGGGGTGTTCTAAACTCAGACCTGCGGCTCCGGTCGGTGGGGGCTTTGAGATCTTGGGCAT TTGCATTGAAACTGAGTCCATCaagaataaaattcagaaat CCCATGAGGCAGGTACTGTTTCTATCTGTATTATTCAG actacaaGGAATTTCTCCAATATGGCCTGGACCCCTGGCTCCCTTCCTGAAGACAGACCTGGCTGTGGATTTTATAATGAGCTCTTTGAAACTGAGCCTGCTTTGATGG GCGTGACTGCTGTGGTTCTCACAATGATGATCCTGATTCCTGTCTTGGGGGCTGCCATCATAGGTCTGATTTTAAGGACGCAGAGGGGAAAACTGCAGAGGGAAAACAAAGACATCTGGTGGCAAATCAATTTTGACGATATCATCATTCTTCCCCAGAACAAG GCCTCCCAC AGAGGCATACCTGTGTCAAGAGGCATCACCAGTAACTCATCTAGTGTGGTGATTTCTGTGGACCTCAGCTCTTTTGTCAAGAGCCAGCAGGGGGAAGAGCTCTTCTATGCCCCAATAGGGCTTTATCAG GGAAACCACGTGGCCATCCGCTATGGTGGTCACCAAGCAGAAGCCTGGGTTAGGAAGCTGACTGTGTTACAGGAAATACAGCTG ATGGGTGAATTAAGGCACGAGAACATTGTTCCCTTCTTTGGTATTTGCACCGAACCACCTAACATT TGCATTGTCACTCAGTATTGCAAAAAAGGAAGCCCTAAG GATGTTTTGAGAAACTCGGATCATGAAATAGATTGGATATTCAAACTCTCATTTGCATATGACATAGTCAAT GGTATGCTCTTCCTCCATAGGAGCTTCCTGGGTTCCCACGGCAACCTGAAACCTTCCAACTGCCTGGTGAATGGTCGGCTGCAGGTGAAGCTGTCGGGATTTGGACTGTGGGAACTCAAGTATGGCCGGACATACAGAACATATGATGAGACAGTG CACCCTCACTCCATGCGGACATCCCATTGCTTTGCAGAGCTCTACTGGATTGCCCCAGAGCTGCTGCGGCTCCCGGAGGTGCCCTGGTCGGGTACCCCACAAGGAGATGTTTATAGCTTCACCATTCTGATGAGGGAGCTGATCCACCACTGGGACCATGGGCCCTCTGATGACCTCCATGAGGCACCGGATG AAATCATCAACCAAATCAAAGACCCTGCAACAGCAGTCCCACTGCGGCCTTCCCTGCCCGAGGAGAAGGGCAGTGAAAAGATCATGGCCATGGTGAGGGTATGTTGGGAGGAATCTCCGGAGAAAAGACCTAGTTTCTCTTCCATCAAGAAAACTTTATGAGAGGCCATTCCCAGAGG CCACGTGAGCATACTGGCCAGTATGATGAGCAAGCTGGAAGTGTATGCCAATCACCTGGAGGAATTGGTGCAAGAGAGGACCAGCCGGCTGACCGCAGAGAAGAGGAAGGTGGAGAAGCTTCTGTCCACTATGACGCCCAG CTTCACTGGAGAACAACTCCTAGCTGGAAGGTCCGTGGAACCAGAACATTTCGAGTCTGTGACAATCTTTTTCTCTGACATTGTTGGATTCACAAAGCTATGTTCTCTCAGCTCCCCCTTGCAAGTCGTCAAGCTCCTCAATGACCTGTACAGTTTATTCGATCACATCATCACAAATTACCGTGAGTATAAG GTTGAGACCACTGGAGACGCATACATGGTGGCTAGCAGACTCCCTATCTGCAATTGAAGCCAGCATGTGGCTGAGATTGCCACCATGTCCCTGCACTTCTCAGTGCCACCATTCATTTGCTTCCAGACTGGGCACTTGCTCCAGGAGAAGCTCCAGCTTCGGATTGGCTTCCACACAG GTCCTGTGGTGGCTGGTGTGGTGGGAATTACCATGCCCAGATACTGTCTATTTGGAGACACTGTGAACATGGCATCCAGAATGGAGAGCAGCAGTTTGC GTGATAATCTGCCCTTCTCCAAG GGCAAAAGAGAGCAAACAACTTTCTGGTTGAAAGGTAAAGAAGGCTTCACTCTTCCACTCCCCGAATTTACTCAGGAAAAAGCCAAAGTCCCAGAGATATTGTGA